From one Verrucomicrobiota bacterium genomic stretch:
- a CDS encoding class I fructose-bisphosphate aldolase → MNQHIQNFIDHDSEHLLEHRCETISQKDLHLPGPDFIDRVFVHTDRPTPVLNQLAWMYHTGRLAGTGYISILPVDQGIEHSAGASFAPNPLYFDPENIVKLAIEGGCSAVASTLGVLGSVSRKYAHKIPFVVKLNHNELLTYPNKFDQIYFGQVEQAYDMGAAAIGATIYFGSEESTRQIQETSLAFQRAHELGMVTILWCYLRNPGFKADQDYHTAADLTGQANHIGVTIEADIIKQKLPTNNGGFKAIKFGKTHDKVYSELTTDNPIDLARYQLANCYMGRMGLINSGGASGDNDFEEAVRTAIINKRAGGSGLICGRKAFQRSMAQGVELLNTIQDVYLDHSITIA, encoded by the coding sequence ATGAACCAGCATATTCAAAACTTCATTGATCACGATTCGGAACATCTTCTAGAGCATCGTTGCGAGACGATTTCCCAAAAAGATCTTCACCTTCCGGGGCCTGACTTTATCGATCGCGTCTTTGTTCACACCGATCGCCCTACACCCGTCCTTAATCAGTTAGCGTGGATGTATCATACCGGTCGCCTTGCGGGAACCGGCTATATTTCGATCCTTCCGGTTGATCAGGGCATCGAGCACTCGGCTGGGGCGAGTTTTGCACCGAATCCGCTTTACTTCGACCCTGAAAATATTGTTAAGCTCGCGATCGAGGGTGGTTGTAGCGCCGTTGCTTCGACACTAGGTGTCTTGGGAAGTGTCAGCCGTAAGTACGCACACAAAATCCCGTTTGTTGTGAAACTTAACCACAACGAATTGTTAACCTATCCGAACAAGTTCGATCAAATCTACTTCGGCCAAGTCGAACAGGCCTATGATATGGGAGCTGCGGCAATCGGAGCGACCATTTACTTCGGCTCGGAAGAATCAACACGCCAAATCCAAGAAACTTCGCTGGCATTTCAGCGGGCTCATGAGCTCGGAATGGTCACAATTCTCTGGTGCTATCTCCGTAACCCTGGATTTAAGGCCGATCAAGATTACCATACCGCAGCAGACTTAACCGGACAAGCGAATCATATCGGTGTCACGATCGAAGCGGATATCATCAAACAAAAGCTACCGACTAATAATGGTGGGTTTAAGGCGATTAAGTTCGGTAAAACGCACGACAAGGTGTATAGCGAGTTAACCACGGATAACCCGATCGATTTGGCCCGCTACCAGCTCGCCAACTGCTATATGGGCCGGATGGGACTGATTAACTCTGGTGGTGCTTCCGGTGATAACGATTTTGAAGAAGCAGTCCGGACGGCAATTATCAATAAGCGTGCCGGTGGATCCGGATTGATTTGCGGACGTAAAGCGTTCCAGCGCTCGATGGCTCAGGGTGTTGAACTCTTGAATACCATTCAGGACGTCTACCTTGATCACTCGATTACGATTGCGTAA
- a CDS encoding S1C family serine protease: MCRVALITGLLGAHFAVQAAPVAAESEVNAPQTASKEGDAFALTAADEKICEIATLISVSRDTQAIFAQYSDCVVKVLGTRDETGSAPLVYGTGFFIDPQGHVLTTATVASEATQLWVQCGAISYAATMIGQDPRTNLAVLQLVTLPKGAHYIALPMVSKILKRHAGELCVAISSTKGMSVEPKLGMITGRDLVYGEHILALGYFRSSLEICGGESGSPVFDSTGRFCGIMIAALPDIRSSFIIPAEALKRVADRLCAGLEVDYAAAGFCVQGQMSVDGQKELVISLSERPGLRVGDKVCSIDDVEIQDEEDIADILFFKSPGECITVTVDRPEVGRISVECMLKARVEP; the protein is encoded by the coding sequence ATGTGTCGCGTTGCTCTCATCACTGGTCTTTTAGGAGCTCATTTTGCTGTTCAAGCGGCACCCGTAGCGGCTGAATCCGAGGTTAATGCTCCTCAAACGGCTTCGAAAGAGGGAGATGCATTCGCCCTTACTGCTGCAGATGAAAAAATCTGTGAGATTGCGACGTTGATCTCAGTTTCACGTGATACCCAGGCGATTTTTGCGCAGTATAGCGACTGTGTTGTGAAGGTATTAGGTACACGCGATGAGACCGGAAGTGCGCCACTTGTGTATGGGACGGGATTTTTCATCGATCCGCAAGGGCATGTTTTAACGACAGCAACGGTTGCTTCCGAAGCGACTCAGCTGTGGGTGCAGTGTGGGGCGATTTCTTATGCGGCGACGATGATAGGGCAAGACCCGCGAACGAATCTCGCGGTGCTTCAGCTTGTGACTTTACCCAAGGGGGCGCATTATATTGCGTTGCCCATGGTTTCCAAAATTCTGAAGCGCCATGCGGGTGAGTTATGTGTCGCGATTAGCAGCACAAAAGGGATGTCGGTAGAGCCAAAACTTGGGATGATTACGGGGCGCGATCTAGTTTATGGCGAGCACATTTTAGCGCTGGGATATTTTCGGAGCAGCCTTGAGATTTGCGGCGGCGAGAGCGGCTCTCCGGTATTTGATAGCACGGGGCGTTTTTGCGGTATCATGATCGCGGCACTACCGGACATCCGTTCAAGTTTTATTATTCCAGCGGAGGCGTTGAAGCGGGTGGCTGATCGGCTATGTGCGGGGCTCGAGGTTGACTACGCTGCCGCGGGATTTTGTGTACAGGGCCAGATGTCTGTGGATGGCCAGAAGGAGCTCGTGATCTCGTTATCGGAGCGCCCGGGGCTGCGTGTCGGGGATAAAGTTTGTTCAATAGATGATGTCGAAATTCAAGACGAGGAAGACATTGCCGATATTTTGTTTTTCAAATCTCCTGGCGAATGCATAACCGTGACGGTCGACCGCCCAGAGGTAGGGCGTATATCTGTCGAATGCATGTTGAAGGCCCGGGTAGAGCCGTAA
- a CDS encoding Mur ligase family protein encodes MKIYFLGIGGTAMGNLAILMQAQGHTVSGADAKLYPPMSDLLQQSKIEIQEGYDPQHLIQKSPDLVVVGNVITRGNATMEWLLNTKQFPYCSLPELIHHHVIANRDAVVITGTHGKTTTTALTTYLSQENNLQPGYFIGGVPLNFPSGAYYGTKDSPFIIEGDEYDSAFFDKRSKFIHYSPKILVINNIEEDHLDIFRDLADIQRSFSHLIRIVPSEGRIIANGDSETVRALLPVSWTQTIFVGTSNTNDVVITDEVQTDQGTTFSLKSGNTVLTLKSPIFGHHNVRNVAMAVTALYAYHHKQGALFEAPLNLNLQGFKGVKKRQEVIFNNGRTVIIEDFAHHPTAIAKTIEAIRQAFPEHQIITAFEPRSNTACSDFFQARFIDAFQGSNEAYVSQIFKNKAHGLDVERLVREIHSCPAFATDPEKIKATFPQKVTGQKQVFLFLSNGDFSNVARHLRDAILA; translated from the coding sequence ATGAAGATTTATTTTCTGGGGATTGGAGGAACTGCGATGGGGAATTTAGCGATCTTAATGCAGGCCCAAGGGCATACCGTTTCGGGGGCCGACGCGAAGCTCTACCCGCCGATGTCCGACCTACTCCAGCAATCCAAGATTGAAATTCAAGAAGGTTACGATCCGCAGCATCTCATTCAAAAATCCCCCGATCTCGTCGTCGTCGGCAATGTGATCACCCGCGGAAACGCCACCATGGAATGGCTTCTCAATACCAAGCAATTTCCGTACTGCTCGCTGCCCGAGTTAATTCATCATCATGTTATCGCCAATCGAGATGCAGTTGTTATTACGGGGACCCACGGCAAGACGACGACAACAGCACTCACGACCTACCTCTCTCAAGAAAACAATCTCCAGCCGGGATACTTTATTGGTGGCGTTCCATTAAACTTCCCCTCCGGAGCCTACTATGGCACAAAAGATTCGCCCTTCATTATTGAAGGCGACGAGTACGACTCTGCGTTTTTTGATAAGCGCAGTAAATTCATTCACTACTCCCCAAAGATTCTAGTTATCAATAATATCGAGGAAGATCATTTGGATATCTTTCGCGATCTTGCCGATATCCAGCGCTCTTTTTCGCATCTGATCCGTATCGTTCCTTCCGAAGGGCGCATTATCGCCAACGGAGATTCCGAAACCGTTCGTGCGCTTCTACCTGTTTCCTGGACACAGACGATTTTTGTCGGAACATCGAATACAAACGACGTCGTGATTACCGATGAAGTTCAAACCGATCAAGGCACAACGTTTTCCTTAAAAAGCGGAAACACGGTACTGACACTTAAAAGTCCCATCTTTGGCCATCACAATGTGCGCAATGTCGCCATGGCCGTTACAGCCCTCTACGCCTATCATCACAAACAGGGGGCACTTTTCGAAGCGCCGCTCAATCTCAACCTTCAGGGCTTTAAGGGTGTCAAAAAACGCCAGGAGGTCATCTTTAACAATGGACGAACGGTGATTATTGAGGACTTCGCGCATCACCCTACGGCGATTGCGAAAACAATTGAGGCGATTCGTCAGGCATTTCCGGAACACCAAATCATTACCGCCTTTGAACCGCGAAGCAATACGGCCTGCTCGGACTTTTTTCAAGCGCGCTTTATCGATGCCTTTCAAGGAAGCAACGAAGCATATGTTTCCCAAATTTTTAAGAACAAAGCACACGGTCTCGATGTCGAACGGTTAGTCCGTGAAATTCATTCCTGTCCGGCATTTGCAACAGATCCGGAAAAGATCAAAGCGACGTTTCCCCAAAAAGTCACCGGTCAAAAGCAAGTCTTTTTATTTCTCTCCAACGGTGATTTCTCCAATGTTGCGCGACATTTACGCGATGCCATCCTCGCTTGA
- a CDS encoding SDR family oxidoreductase: MDLLQLAGKCILVMGVANKKSVAWAVAQLLGALGAEVLYSVRSPQRRDSVQKLLPGREIYICDVEDPDQIVGLAENIRQKHPILHGLVHSIAFGNYADGFKPFHATKRADFLQATQISCFSLVELANAFKSLFANDASVVTVGISSQVTAPTYGYLSPIKAALESVVRFLAKSFSADSEVRFNCVKAGPLKTSASAGIPGYVDNYLYAEQMTLRKRAVTTEEVAKTILFLLSNLSTGINGAGIVVNAGMDFNYFDETLVHRNLK, from the coding sequence ATGGATTTGTTGCAATTGGCGGGGAAGTGTATCCTCGTCATGGGTGTTGCGAATAAAAAGAGCGTAGCATGGGCTGTTGCTCAGCTTTTAGGAGCTCTTGGGGCGGAGGTTCTTTACAGTGTCCGTTCGCCTCAGCGCCGCGACTCCGTTCAAAAGCTTTTACCGGGACGCGAAATTTATATTTGCGACGTCGAAGATCCGGATCAAATCGTGGGTCTTGCGGAAAACATCCGACAAAAGCATCCCATCTTACATGGACTTGTTCACTCGATTGCATTTGGGAATTACGCCGATGGCTTTAAGCCCTTTCACGCAACCAAGCGGGCAGATTTTTTACAGGCAACCCAGATTTCCTGTTTTTCACTTGTCGAGCTCGCGAATGCCTTCAAATCATTGTTTGCCAATGATGCGTCCGTCGTAACGGTTGGTATTTCGTCACAAGTAACGGCACCGACCTATGGTTACCTCTCTCCGATCAAAGCTGCGCTCGAAAGCGTTGTTCGATTTTTAGCGAAATCTTTCAGTGCCGATAGCGAAGTACGTTTCAACTGTGTCAAAGCAGGACCGTTGAAAACGAGTGCCTCCGCAGGAATCCCCGGTTATGTTGATAATTACCTTTATGCGGAACAGATGACGCTTCGGAAACGAGCCGTCACGACTGAAGAGGTCGCTAAAACGATTTTATTCTTATTGAGTAACCTTTCAACGGGTATCAATGGCGCTGGTATCGTTGTGAACGCAGGTATGGACTTCAATTACTTCGACGAGACGCTGGTACATCGGAATTTAAAATAA
- a CDS encoding SufD family Fe-S cluster assembly protein, translated as MTSDIFNAIAEVTSHDSFDLVVQEADDALRIRGHLPAGRKLALQLWPHRVSSLSSLDADFTIESDATLSLQIQYRGTAGKSFSCKTAQHHIGAQGQSTVTVNAVGEDTTHFDYVGTIEVPEKVENITATQRFRGLLLSSSATITATPIMRVASRDTNCEHGTSIGPIDPDILEYCSLCGISKKSAQDVYVSGFLGECQRIEST; from the coding sequence GTGACCTCAGACATCTTTAATGCCATCGCCGAAGTAACGTCCCATGACTCCTTCGATCTTGTCGTCCAAGAAGCAGATGACGCGTTACGAATTCGCGGACATCTTCCGGCTGGCCGTAAACTCGCCCTCCAGCTGTGGCCCCACCGCGTTTCATCCCTCTCCTCACTCGATGCGGACTTCACGATTGAATCCGACGCTACGCTCTCACTCCAAATCCAATACCGTGGCACTGCCGGAAAATCCTTTTCCTGCAAAACCGCGCAACATCACATAGGCGCACAGGGCCAATCCACGGTCACTGTAAACGCCGTGGGCGAAGATACCACACATTTCGATTACGTCGGCACCATTGAAGTTCCTGAAAAAGTAGAAAATATAACCGCAACACAGCGTTTCCGCGGATTATTACTCTCTTCGTCTGCAACCATCACCGCAACGCCGATCATGCGCGTCGCCTCACGGGATACCAATTGCGAACACGGTACCTCGATTGGGCCCATCGATCCCGACATTTTAGAATACTGCTCGCTGTGTGGAATTTCAAAAAAAAGCGCCCAAGACGTTTACGTTTCTGGATTTTTAGGCGAATGCCAGCGCATCGAAAGCACCTGA
- a CDS encoding L-lactate dehydrogenase: protein MKIAIIGSGFVGSATAFQLVMSGTAHEVLLIDKDAARAEAEAIDIVHATPCGHHNRISFGDYKDLTGSDIIIFTAGANQKPGQTRLDLLKVNASIFKEIVPQVMQYAKDAIFLVASNPADIMTEIVLQLSGLPKTRVIGSGTLLDSARFQAEIAQFLGISSETISAYVLGEHGDNEVLIWSKANVGIMGIEDFAQTVGKVFTKEVRGKIDDNVRNAAYKIIAGKRATFYGIAGALTKICHTIAMDANAILPVSSHHERLESAHDICLAMPTVVNRQGIVQVLHPKLSENERIGLDKSATVIESYTQQIRAEL from the coding sequence ATGAAAATTGCAATTATAGGTTCGGGATTTGTCGGCAGTGCAACGGCCTTTCAGCTTGTGATGAGTGGTACGGCGCACGAAGTTCTCCTCATCGATAAGGATGCCGCGCGGGCCGAAGCCGAGGCCATCGATATCGTTCACGCGACTCCTTGTGGCCACCATAACCGGATCTCTTTTGGGGATTACAAAGACCTCACTGGATCCGATATTATTATTTTCACTGCTGGTGCGAATCAGAAACCCGGTCAAACACGCCTTGATCTTCTCAAGGTCAACGCCTCGATCTTTAAGGAAATTGTTCCGCAGGTAATGCAATACGCCAAAGATGCGATTTTCCTTGTTGCCTCTAACCCAGCCGATATCATGACCGAGATCGTCCTTCAGCTATCGGGTCTTCCGAAAACGCGTGTTATTGGTAGTGGGACGCTTTTAGATAGTGCGCGTTTCCAAGCGGAAATTGCTCAGTTTTTAGGGATTTCCTCCGAGACTATTAGTGCGTATGTACTTGGTGAACACGGCGATAACGAAGTCCTCATCTGGTCGAAAGCCAATGTCGGGATTATGGGTATCGAAGATTTCGCTCAAACCGTCGGCAAAGTCTTTACTAAAGAAGTCCGTGGTAAAATTGATGATAATGTCCGCAATGCCGCGTATAAAATTATCGCCGGAAAGCGTGCGACGTTCTACGGTATCGCCGGAGCTTTAACCAAAATCTGCCATACAATCGCTATGGATGCAAACGCGATTCTCCCGGTTTCGTCGCATCATGAGCGCCTCGAGTCCGCCCACGATATCTGTCTCGCGATGCCAACAGTTGTCAATCGTCAGGGAATTGTACAAGTTTTACACCCGAAGCTCAGCGAAAATGAACGGATCGGCCTCGATAAATCCGCAACCGTCATCGAATCCTACACCCAACAAATCCGCGCCGAACTCTAA
- a CDS encoding 3-oxoacyl-ACP synthase III: MKFEHVAIAAIEHILPSVVITSEAIETRLRTLYERLHLPHGRLELMTGIRERRAWPEPILPSAASTLAGQAVLKKADIVPDLLIHASVCRDRLEPATAAYVHQALHLPPETLFFDLSNACLGFLNALMMVAGLIETQRIRSALIVCGENGKPLLDRTLAQLEHNTTISRQEIKAFFANLTIGSGAVAALITHDTLLSQPALHIQAITGSSNSAGCTLCQGDSDDEGLVMQTDSGKLLELGIQLAKDNWQKFLNEHRYTKNTFQHTICHQVGLRHRAALYEALELDLCTDYSTFPLLGNTGSVALPITLSLALESERINPGDHLALLGIGSGISSLMVAAQYHE, encoded by the coding sequence ATGAAATTCGAACACGTCGCCATTGCCGCGATCGAACATATCCTCCCTTCAGTCGTCATTACTTCGGAGGCGATTGAAACACGTTTACGTACACTCTATGAACGTCTACACCTCCCACACGGACGCCTCGAGCTAATGACCGGGATCCGGGAACGCCGGGCTTGGCCAGAGCCCATCCTTCCCTCCGCCGCGAGTACACTAGCCGGCCAAGCTGTCCTCAAAAAAGCCGATATCGTCCCCGATTTACTGATCCACGCCTCCGTCTGTCGCGATCGTTTGGAACCGGCAACGGCCGCCTACGTACACCAAGCGCTACACCTTCCGCCAGAAACGCTCTTTTTTGATCTTTCGAATGCCTGTCTTGGCTTCCTCAATGCACTCATGATGGTCGCGGGGCTTATTGAAACGCAAAGAATCCGTTCGGCACTCATCGTTTGCGGAGAAAATGGGAAGCCACTCCTCGATCGAACGCTGGCTCAACTTGAGCACAACACCACCATCTCCCGTCAAGAAATAAAAGCATTTTTCGCAAACCTTACGATCGGGTCGGGTGCCGTCGCTGCCCTCATCACACACGATACGCTTCTATCTCAACCAGCACTGCATATCCAAGCGATAACAGGCAGTAGCAACAGTGCCGGATGTACACTTTGCCAAGGCGATAGCGACGACGAAGGACTCGTGATGCAGACAGATTCCGGAAAACTCCTAGAACTCGGTATTCAGCTCGCAAAAGACAATTGGCAAAAGTTCTTAAACGAGCATCGCTATACAAAAAATACTTTTCAACATACCATTTGCCATCAGGTTGGACTCCGCCATCGCGCGGCGCTCTATGAGGCCCTCGAACTCGATCTCTGTACGGATTATTCAACCTTTCCGCTTTTGGGTAATACCGGCTCTGTCGCCTTACCCATAACGCTTTCGCTCGCACTCGAATCCGAACGGATTAACCCCGGTGATCACCTAGCATTACTCGGTATCGGAAGTGGAATCAGTTCCTTGATGGTCGCCGCTCAATACCATGAATGA
- the recA gene encoding recombinase RecA yields MTTDTQKNEPQNRPIDFAIAAVNKQFGDGSVMRMGDAKKMNVSVISTGSLSLDLALGVGGLPRGRICEIYGPESSGKTTLCLSVIAEAQRKGGNAVFIDVEHALDPKYTKVVGVDLDNLMVSQPESGEDALNIAETLIRSGAIDVIVIDSVAALIPKAELEGQIGDTTIGLQARMMSQAMRRLTSAVSRTQCICIFTNQIREKIGIMFGSPETTPGGRALKFFASVRLDIRRVNQIKDNTGHFLGNRTRVKVVKNKVAPPFTECEFDIMRNEGISQAGSLIDLGIEYDILEKKGAWIAFNGKMLGQGRESAKQAIRQDQQLAAAIQKAIVARVNVSGGTVLAETPDESSTPES; encoded by the coding sequence ATGACGACGGATACCCAAAAAAACGAACCACAAAATCGGCCGATCGATTTCGCGATTGCGGCCGTTAATAAACAGTTTGGCGACGGGTCCGTCATGCGGATGGGCGATGCGAAAAAAATGAACGTTTCGGTGATTTCAACCGGTTCGCTATCGCTCGATCTCGCCCTCGGTGTTGGTGGTCTACCGCGTGGGCGAATTTGTGAAATTTACGGACCAGAGTCCTCGGGGAAAACAACGCTCTGTCTCAGCGTTATTGCCGAAGCCCAGCGCAAGGGCGGCAATGCGGTATTTATCGATGTCGAACATGCGTTGGACCCCAAATACACCAAAGTTGTCGGCGTCGATCTCGATAATCTCATGGTTTCTCAGCCTGAGAGTGGTGAAGATGCGCTCAATATCGCCGAAACCCTCATTCGCTCCGGTGCAATTGATGTGATTGTAATCGATTCTGTTGCTGCACTCATCCCAAAGGCCGAACTCGAAGGCCAAATCGGCGATACCACCATCGGCCTCCAAGCCCGAATGATGAGCCAGGCCATGCGACGACTCACATCTGCCGTCAGCCGTACCCAATGTATTTGTATTTTTACAAACCAGATCCGCGAAAAGATCGGGATTATGTTCGGCAGCCCCGAGACGACACCCGGCGGCCGTGCGCTTAAGTTTTTTGCCTCCGTACGCCTCGACATCCGGCGTGTCAACCAAATCAAGGACAACACCGGTCATTTCCTCGGCAATCGCACACGCGTTAAGGTCGTTAAAAATAAAGTCGCGCCACCTTTCACGGAATGCGAATTCGATATCATGCGGAACGAAGGAATTTCACAAGCAGGTTCCCTCATTGATCTCGGCATCGAGTACGATATTTTAGAAAAAAAGGGCGCCTGGATTGCCTTTAACGGGAAAATGCTCGGTCAAGGCCGTGAAAGTGCCAAGCAAGCGATTCGCCAGGATCAGCAATTAGCTGCGGCAATTCAAAAAGCGATCGTCGCCCGGGTCAACGTTTCTGGTGGCACGGTATTAGCCGAAACGCCCGATGAGTCCTCAACTCCGGAATCGTGA